One genomic window of Plasmodium coatneyi strain Hackeri chromosome 12, complete sequence includes the following:
- a CDS encoding 3R-hydroxymyristoyl ACP dehydrase, whose amino-acid sequence MRLAYFPHLLFLLGLLPLFATVALRTSCLGVGKHKGYQFLTPRVVFSPQKRANAKKYNQGVGKNLNEKLSAVEENKNKEIDGKHISSVMSYDTGDTINIEEIKKILPHRYPFLLVDKVIHVEKNKKIIGIKQVSANEEFFNGHFPAKAIMPGVLQIEALAQLGGILCLKNEESRGKDNLFLFAGVDGVRWKKPVLPGDTLVMEVEQISFKPILGVAKLRGCAYVGGHVILKVAEMTFALAR is encoded by the exons ATGAGGTTGGCGTACTTCCCACACCTCCTGTTTCTCCTGGGTCTCCTACCCCTCTTTGCAACCGTTGCATTAAGAACATCATGCCTTGGCGTGGGGAAGCACAAGGGGTACCAATTTCTAACCCCCCGTGTGGTGttctccccccaaaaaagagCAAACGCGAAAAAATACAACCAAGGAGTGGGGAAAAATCTAAATGAAAAGCTATCCGCagtggaagaaaacaaaaataaagaaatcgATGGGAAACACATCTCGTCTGTCATGTCATACGATACTGGTGACACCATCAACAttgaggaaataaaaaagatacTTCCACATAGGTATCCATTCCTCTTGGTGGACAAAGTAATCCATgtagaaaagaataaaaaaataattggcATCAAACAAGTTTCCGCTAATGAAGAATTTTTCAATGGCCATTTCCCTGCCAAGGCTATTATGCCTGGCGTTTTACAAATAGAAGCTTTAGCCCAATTGGGGGGGATATTATGcctcaaaaatgaagaaagtcGTGGGAAggacaatttatttttattcgcTGGGGTTGATGGCGTTCGCTGGAAGAAGCCAGTCCTTCCAG GCGACACGCTCGTAATGGAAGTGGAGCAAATTTCTTTCAAGCCCATCCTCGGGGTCGCCAAACTGCGGGGGTGCGCCTACGTGGGAGGCCATGTCATTCTGAAGGTTGCCGAAATGACCTTCGCATTAGCAAGATGA
- a CDS encoding Ribosomal protein L6-like protein: protein MKTIVSSQKVMIPEGVQVAINSRKVTVTGKYGTLKKSFRHLPIDVRLNKLKKYIKVVMWFGVPDRLACIRTVCTHLKNMFTGVTKKFLYKMRLVHAHFPINSNIVDNNKSIEIRNYLGEKRVRFVKALPGVIIEKSPNVKDEIYVSGADIENVSLTAALIHQSVLCRNKDIRKFLDGIYVSEVTTVEKDE, encoded by the exons atgaaaaccatTGTGTCATCGCAGAAGGTCATGATTCCGGAAGGAG TCCAAGTGGCCATAAACTCCAGGAAGGTGACTGTAACAGGAAAGTACGGCACGCTGAAGAAGTCCTTCCGCCATCTACCCATCGATGTGCGTCTGAATAAGCTGAAGAAGTATATAAAGGTGGTCATGTGGTTTGGAGTCCCCGACAGACTGGCATGCATTCGAACCGTATGTActcatttgaaaaatatgttcacagGAGTGACGAAAAAATTCCTCTACAAAATGAGACTAGTACACGCTCACTTTCCAATAAACTCCAACATCGTCGATAACAACAAGTCCATCGAAATAAGAAATTACTTGGGTGAAAAAAGAGTTCGATTTGTGAAGGCGCTACCTGGGGTTATCATTGAGAAATCTCCAAATGTCAAGGATGAAATTTATGTCAGTGGTGCTGATATCGAGAACGTGTCCCTCACGGCAGCTTTAATTCATCAGTCCGTTTTGTGTAGAAATAAAGATATTCGAAAATTTTTGGACGGAATTTATGTTTCGGAGGTCACTACTGTTGAGAAGGACGAGTAG